Genomic segment of Streptomyces zhihengii:
ACCTTCACCCCAGGCACCCCGGCCCCCGGCGGCGCCCCGCACCGCGGTGCCACGGCCACCGGAACCGTCTCCCACCCCCGCCACCGCGTCGGCAACGTGCTGCGCGCGGTCAAGGTCTTCGCCGAGACGGTGTTCTCGGTGGCCGTCCTCGGCGAGTACGCGCAGGAGGCGGGCGTCCGCCGCCGCTGACCCCCGCCCGCCCCCGCCGCGAGCGCCCCGGAACAGCCGGTCCCCGGACCGCCCCCGGGACGGCCCGCCCCGCGGCCCGGCGTCAGGCCGGTTCGCCCGAGTCCGCCAGCAGGTCGTCCGCGTCGACGATCCGGTACGCGTAGCCCTGCTCGGCGAGGAACCGCTGCCGGTGGGCGGCGAAGTCCTGGTCGATCGTGTCGCGTGCGACCACCGAGTAGAAGTGCGCCTTGTGGCCGTCCGCCTTCGGGCGCAGCACCCGCCCGAGCCGCTGGGCCTCCTCCTGGCGCGAGCCGAAGGTGCCGGAGACCTGGATCGCGATCGTGGCCTCGGGCAGGTCGATCGAGAAGTTCGCGACCTTGGACACCACCAGCACGCTGATCTCGCCGTTGCGGAACGCGTCGAAGAGCTTCTCGCGCTGCGAGTTCGGCGTCTCGCCCTTGATCACCGGCGCGTCCAGGTGCTCGCCGAGCTCGTCGAGCTGGTCGATGTACTGGCCGATGACGAGGATCTGCTGGCCGGCGTGCTTGCGCACCAGCCGCTCGGTCACCTTCCGCTTGGTGGCCGTCGTCGCGCAGAAGCGGTACTTCTCCTCCGTCTCGGCCGTCGCGTACGCGAGGCGCTCCGAGTCGGTGAGGTTGACCCGGACCTCGACGCAGTCCGCGGGCGCGATGTAGCCCTGCGCCTCGATCTCCTTCCAGGGGGCGTCGAAGCGCTTGGGGCCGATCAGCGAGAAGACGTCCGACTCCCGGCCGTCCTCGCGCACCAGCGTCGCGGTCAGACCGAGCCGCCGCCGCGCCTGGAGGTCGGCGGTGAACTTGAAGACCGGCGCGGGCAGCAGGTGCACCTCGTCGTAGACGATCAGGCCCCAGTCGCGGGAGTCGAACAGCTCCAGGTGCGGGTAGACGCCCTTCCGCCGGGTCGTCAGCACCTGGTAGGTGGCGATGGTGACGGGGCGGATCTCCTTCTTCGTCCCGCTGTACTCGCCGATCTCGTCCTCGGTCAGCGACGTCCGCTTCACCAGCTCGTGCTTCCACTGCCGGGCGGAGACGGTGTTGGTGACGAGGATCAGGGTCGTGGCCTTCGCCTGCGCCATCGCACCCGCGCCGACGAGGGTCTTGCCCGCGCCGCACGGCAGCACGACGACACCGGAGCCGCCGTGCCAGAAGCCCTCCACGGCCTGGGTCTGGTAGGGGCGCAGCGCCCAGCCGTCCTCGGCCAGGTCGATGGGGTGGGCCTCGCCGTCCACGTAGCCGGCCAGGTCCTCGGCGGGCCAGCCCAGCTTCAGCAGGGTCTGCTTGATCTGCCCGCGCTCCGAGGGGTGCACGGCCACCGTGTCCGGGTCGATCCGGGTGCCGACCAGCGGCTGGATCTTCTTGGACCGCAGGATCTCCTCCAGCACCGGCCGGTCGGTGGTGGTGAGGACGAGCCCGTGGGTGGGGTGCTTGCTGAGGGTCAGCCGGCCGTAGCGGGCCATCGTCTCGGCGATGTCGACGAGCAGCGCGTGCGGCACGGGGTAGCGCGAGTACTCGACCAGCGCGTCCACCACCTGCTCGGCGTCGTGCCCGGCGGCCCGCGCGTTCCACAGGCCGAGCGGGGTGACCCGGTAGGTGTGGATGTGCTCCGGCGCGCGCTCCAGTTCGGCGAAGGGGGCGATGACGCGACGGCAGGCGTCGGCCAGTTCGTGGTCGACTTCGAGGAGAAGTGTCTTGTCGCTCTGGACGATGAGGGGACCGTTCACGCCTGCGCCCTTTCGGTTCGAGCCTTCGACGAGGCCAAACCTCCAGTGTGCCGCATGATTGCCCGGTGCGGGCGGGGTCCGCCCCGCGGGGGCCGGGGCGTCAGTCCTCCACCAGCTCGGCGACGCCCGTGATGCGGTGCAGCGGATACGTGCGGA
This window contains:
- a CDS encoding DNA repair helicase XPB, with the translated sequence MNGPLIVQSDKTLLLEVDHELADACRRVIAPFAELERAPEHIHTYRVTPLGLWNARAAGHDAEQVVDALVEYSRYPVPHALLVDIAETMARYGRLTLSKHPTHGLVLTTTDRPVLEEILRSKKIQPLVGTRIDPDTVAVHPSERGQIKQTLLKLGWPAEDLAGYVDGEAHPIDLAEDGWALRPYQTQAVEGFWHGGSGVVVLPCGAGKTLVGAGAMAQAKATTLILVTNTVSARQWKHELVKRTSLTEDEIGEYSGTKKEIRPVTIATYQVLTTRRKGVYPHLELFDSRDWGLIVYDEVHLLPAPVFKFTADLQARRRLGLTATLVREDGRESDVFSLIGPKRFDAPWKEIEAQGYIAPADCVEVRVNLTDSERLAYATAETEEKYRFCATTATKRKVTERLVRKHAGQQILVIGQYIDQLDELGEHLDAPVIKGETPNSQREKLFDAFRNGEISVLVVSKVANFSIDLPEATIAIQVSGTFGSRQEEAQRLGRVLRPKADGHKAHFYSVVARDTIDQDFAAHRQRFLAEQGYAYRIVDADDLLADSGEPA